In the genome of Terriglobia bacterium, one region contains:
- a CDS encoding SpoIIE family protein phosphatase, whose amino-acid sequence MGIKASWVHGIGWVTGSIFLLLGPFLGWITFRAASRVEQQSARMAFETHMSERAALLQKEVYDITEDLHHVRAFISAQGKMTRADFRTFTRDILEGNPAIHALEWAPRVAASRREEHERSARAEGFQGYRIRMQAPQGKMVPAPPQKEYYPVLYVEPFGPNERKVGFDISSDPVRKAALTLAAKTQKITLTDPVDLELEPGSPRGVLALVPVYRETRARRSGTQVQLEGFVVFVLGAQDIVEESLLLGGGPPRVRFQLVDNDVAGKTEVIDSSPDWENGSARGGEVFVRSIVLGGQAWQLLGQPTEAFLSGYLTRLPLALGIGVFLFWEALSGLGLFYSKWSRDHALRKQDRIFGSVWRSLTEGVVVAGTDGKFLLFNDCAQKILGIGLKDVSPSEWSSTYGCYYPDTQTPFPSDRLPLARAMRGEEVREEEIFIRNPRVPAGVWISVGGSPLVDEDGASAGGVVVFRDISERRKQQQALERLYNVVEQTADTVFITNRDGMIEYVNPAFEATTGYSRAEALGNSPRILKSGKYSPGHYQELWKTLLNGEVYRSTITNRKKNGDMYQAEQTITPMKDSEGRVTHFVSLLKDVTERIRTEEREIEMHYAAMVQKKLYPEQPPQLEGFDIAGAVFPAEATCGDYFDYLDMSNGALGIVIGDVCGHGLGPALIMSETRAFVRSLCQARSEFSQILDPVNKWLHADLESGSFVTLLLTYIDAPARRLVYTNAGHPPGYLLDRSGALKAVLNSTGFPLGLFPNSTYGDGASVEFGPGDLVVLLTDGITESEAPDGSAFEGERVLEVIRAHQDEPAEHIVLHVRRALWDFTEGMKPADDLTIVVCKATPPD is encoded by the coding sequence TTGGGAATCAAGGCGTCCTGGGTGCATGGAATCGGGTGGGTCACAGGGTCGATCTTTCTGCTGTTGGGACCGTTCCTGGGTTGGATTACCTTCCGGGCGGCCTCCCGGGTCGAGCAGCAAAGTGCACGCATGGCTTTCGAAACGCACATGTCCGAGCGCGCGGCCCTGCTTCAAAAGGAAGTCTATGACATAACCGAGGACCTGCATCATGTCCGGGCGTTTATCAGCGCGCAGGGAAAAATGACGCGCGCGGATTTCCGGACGTTCACCCGTGACATACTCGAGGGCAATCCTGCCATCCATGCGCTGGAGTGGGCCCCGCGCGTTGCAGCAAGCCGGCGCGAGGAGCATGAACGGTCCGCCCGCGCGGAAGGCTTCCAGGGATACCGCATCCGGATGCAGGCCCCGCAGGGCAAGATGGTTCCCGCCCCACCACAGAAAGAATATTACCCGGTCCTGTATGTCGAGCCTTTTGGACCCAACGAGCGCAAGGTCGGATTCGACATTTCCTCGGATCCCGTCCGGAAAGCAGCGCTGACCCTCGCAGCGAAGACGCAGAAAATCACGCTTACCGATCCTGTCGATTTGGAGCTGGAACCGGGTTCCCCGAGAGGGGTCCTCGCCCTCGTGCCCGTCTATCGGGAGACCAGGGCCCGGCGCTCCGGCACGCAGGTTCAGCTGGAGGGATTTGTTGTCTTTGTGCTGGGTGCCCAGGATATCGTCGAGGAATCGCTGTTATTGGGGGGCGGCCCGCCCCGCGTACGATTTCAGCTGGTGGACAACGATGTGGCCGGGAAGACCGAGGTAATTGACTCCTCTCCGGATTGGGAAAACGGCAGCGCACGCGGAGGAGAGGTGTTCGTGCGCTCGATCGTGCTGGGCGGCCAGGCTTGGCAACTTCTGGGCCAGCCCACGGAGGCATTCCTCTCGGGCTACCTTACCAGGCTGCCTCTGGCACTCGGCATAGGCGTGTTCCTGTTCTGGGAAGCACTGAGCGGGCTGGGGCTGTTCTATTCCAAGTGGTCCCGTGACCACGCCCTGCGCAAGCAGGACCGGATATTCGGGTCGGTCTGGCGCAGTCTGACCGAGGGGGTGGTCGTCGCCGGCACCGACGGCAAATTCCTCCTGTTCAACGATTGCGCCCAGAAGATTCTCGGCATCGGGCTCAAAGACGTAAGTCCATCCGAATGGTCATCGACCTATGGCTGCTACTACCCTGACACTCAGACGCCCTTTCCGTCGGATCGGCTGCCTCTGGCGCGGGCCATGCGGGGCGAGGAGGTGCGGGAGGAGGAGATTTTTATCCGCAATCCCCGCGTGCCCGCCGGTGTATGGATCAGCGTCGGCGGCTCGCCGCTGGTGGACGAGGACGGCGCCTCGGCGGGAGGAGTGGTTGTGTTCCGCGACATCAGCGAGCGCAGGAAACAGCAGCAGGCACTGGAGCGCTTATACAATGTCGTGGAGCAGACCGCGGACACGGTCTTTATCACCAATCGTGACGGCATGATCGAGTATGTGAATCCTGCGTTTGAGGCGACCACCGGCTATTCCCGCGCAGAGGCCCTGGGCAACAGTCCCCGCATCCTCAAATCCGGGAAATACAGTCCCGGGCACTATCAGGAGCTCTGGAAAACACTGCTCAATGGTGAGGTCTACCGGTCGACGATCACGAATCGAAAGAAGAATGGCGACATGTACCAGGCCGAGCAGACCATCACGCCGATGAAGGATTCAGAGGGACGGGTCACCCACTTCGTCTCGCTCCTCAAAGACGTCACGGAACGCATCAGGACGGAGGAACGGGAGATCGAGATGCACTACGCGGCGATGGTGCAAAAGAAGCTTTACCCCGAGCAGCCGCCGCAGCTCGAGGGCTTCGACATTGCGGGCGCGGTGTTCCCTGCGGAGGCCACATGCGGAGACTACTTCGACTACCTGGACATGTCGAACGGCGCACTGGGCATCGTCATCGGGGATGTTTGCGGGCACGGCCTCGGTCCCGCGCTCATTATGTCGGAAACGCGCGCCTTTGTGCGCTCTCTCTGCCAGGCGCGCTCTGAGTTCAGCCAGATCCTTGATCCTGTCAACAAATGGCTCCACGCTGATCTGGAGTCGGGCAGCTTCGTCACTTTGTTGCTCACTTATATCGATGCGCCGGCGCGGCGCCTGGTGTACACCAATGCCGGACACCCTCCCGGCTACCTCCTTGACCGGTCCGGCGCACTCAAGGCTGTCCTGAACAGCACCGGTTTCCCGCTGGGCCTCTTCCCCAACAGCACGTACGGCGACGGTGCAAGCGTGGAATTTGGGCCCGGGGACCTGGTGGTGCTTCTTACCGACGGCATTACTGAGAGTGAAGCTCCGGACGGCAGCGCTTTTGAGGGGGAGAGAGTCCTCGAGGTCATCCGGGCTCATCAGGACGAGCCGGCCGAGCACATCGTTCTGCATGTCCGCCGGGCCCTCTGGGATTTCACCGAGGGCATGAAGCCGGCCGACGATCTCACGATCGTCGTCTGCAAAGCCACTCCCCCGGACTGA